The sequence GAAAGGTAGAACAGGGAACAGATTTCTGACCTCATTCCCGCCGCTGACGCTCTGCAGCGTACCACTCAACCGTTTTTTTCAGTCCCTCTTCAAGGCTCCACTCTGGTTCAAAGCCGAGCTTTCTGATTTCGGTTATGTCCGCCTGGCTGTGCCTTATGTCCCCCGGCCTAGGCTTGTCAAAGACTATCGAGCTCGTAGTCCCGGTTATCTCGATGACCTTCATAGCAAGCTCAAGAATGCTCGTCTGCTTCCCCGTTGCAACGTTAAAGACCCTTCCATTGGCCCTCCTGCTTTCGGCGACGAGGAGGTTTGCCCTGACGATATCCTTCACGTAGATGAAATCGCGCGTCTGTTTGCCGTCGCCATAGATTACAAGCGGTTCTCCAGTCAAAGCCCTGTTGATGAATATGCTTATCACTCCTGCATACTGGTTTGCGCTCTGCCTTGGCCCAAAGACGTTGAAGTAGCGCAGGGAAACGACGGGCAGACCGTAAAGCTCGTTGAAGACTCTCAGATACTCCTCCGCAGCCGCTTTCGTGACCCCGTACGGCGACAGAGGCCTCGGTCTTTCAGTTTCCTTCAGCGGGAGGTTGGGGTTGTCACCATAAACAGCCGCAGAGGAAGCAAAGACCAGTTTCCCATGACCTTCCATTAGGGCCCTCAAAATGTTGAGCGTGCCGATGACGTTGACTTCTTCTGTGAAAACAGGATCACGTATGCTTTCGACGACACTTACCTGCGCCGCCTCGTGGAAGACGTAGTCTGCGTTGCTTATCAGCTCCGCTATTGCTTCGTAGTCCCTTATGTCAACTTTAACCAGCTTCGCTCCGGGTGGGACGTTTTCCTCCTTCCCTGTGTACATGTTATCAATCACGATTACCTCATTGTCCTTGACGAGTTCCCAGGCTATGTGTGAGCCTATGAAGCCCGCTCCTCCGGTGACGACTATCAGCTTGTTTCTCATTTCAGTTCCCCACCATTGGTGTTAGTCAGGAGTTTTAACCTTTTTTAGATGAGGTAAAGCATACATTAACACAAAAATGCCCAATTCGAAACCATTATAAGGCCCCTATTGACTTAAACCTGGGTAAGGAGCCATGCCGAGCTACATCGTTGTTGGCGGCCAGTGGGGAGACGAGGGCAAGGGGTCAATAATAGCGTACCTTGCCCTGAAGGACGAACCTGAGATCATAGCTCGCGGTGGAGTGGGAACGAACGCTGGTCACAGCGTCTTTATCAACGGCAGGAAGTACGCCGTCAGACAGCTCCCGACGGGCTTCATGCAGACCAAGGCCAGGCTTCTCGTTGGAGCTGGAGTACTCGTTGATCCTGGGGTCTTTTTCCATGAGCTTGAGCACCTGAAGGACTTCAACGTCGCCGAGAGGGTCGGCATTGACTACCGCTGTGCTATAATCGAGGAGAAGCACAAACAGCTCGACCGCTCTAATAGTTACCTTCACGAGAAGATAGGGACAACCGGGAGCGGCTGTGGGCCGGCAAACGCCGACAGGGTCATGCGAAAGGCCAAGCTCGCGAAGGACATTCCTGAGCTTGAGCCTTACCTGACCGACGTGGCCCAGGAAATCAACGACGCGCTCGACGAGGGAAAGCTTGTCCTCATCGAGGGTACACAGGGCTTTGGGCTGAGCCTTTACTACGGGACTTACCCGTACGTGACCTCAAAGGACACCACAGCTTCTGCCATAGCGAGCGACGTTGGGATAGGGCCGACGAGGGTTGACGACGTCATAGTCGTCTTCAAGAGCTTTCCGACGCGCGTCGGGGAAGGCCCGTTCCCGACCGAGATGAGCCATGAAGATGCAGAGAGGATGGGCCTCGTTGAATACGGCACCGTGACGGGCAGGAGGAGAAGGGTCGGCTGGTTCGACTTCGAGTTCGCGCGCTATTCGGCTAGGATAAACGGTGCGACGATGCTGGCCGTGACGATGCTCGATAAGTACGACAAAGGGGCCTTCGGCATCACCGACTACGATAAACTGCCAAAGAGGGCTAAGGAGTTCATAGAAGAGATAGAAGAGATGGTCGGCATCCCGGTCGGACTGATAAAGACCGGGCCCGAACTGGAGCACATCATCGACAGGAGGGACGTCATTTAGTCCGCTATCCGCTACTATTTCTTTGTTGCTTTGAATGCTCAACGAGCCACTCAACGATTGCACGATGGAACTCCTCCGCCCATTCGGGGTCTTCAAATATCTCATGGTAAGCCCCTTCAAACTCCCTGAGCATCTTGTCCTCAACCTTAAGCCTTTTGAAGAGCTTTCTTGCCCCCTCTGGGGGCGTTATGACGTCGCCAGTGCCAACGAGCAGGAGGACGGACACTTTTATCCTGTCTGCTTCCCTGTGTGCCAGCTCCATGTTCACGAAGATGCTCCTTCCGAGCTTGGCTGAGATTCTGTCGTGGACGAGGGGGTCTTCTATGTAGCGCTTGACAGCCTCGGGGTTTCTGGAGAGCAGTTTGGGGTTGATACCGTTGGAGAAGACTATCCCCGGGGCTATTTTTCCGAGGAACTTTGCGAGGGCCACCATGAAGCCCGGCGTTTCCGGGCTCTTGGCGAGGGCGGGCGAGGAAGCCACGACACCTCTTATCTTATCTGGCCTCGTCTCTGCGTACCTGATAACCGTCAGGCCGCCAAGGCTGTGGCCGAAGAGAAAGGGCTTCTCACTCAATTCTGCAATTATTGAATCAATTATTTCCATAGCCTCTTCAACGCTCGTATGTCCCCTTTTGCCCTGGCTCTTCCCGTGGCCGGGCCAGTCGAATGTGTAGACTGCGAAACCGGCATCGTTGAGCTCTTTAATCAGCCGTTCGTACCTTCCACTGTGCTCTCCGAGGCCGTGAACGAGAACCACCCAGCCCCTTTCGGGGGTTCCAAACTTGGCTTTGTAAACTTCTATTTTAATCACCCCCACGTTTCTCCCTTTGTTTAGAGTTAGAAAACGATGCCCAACGAGTGCCGTCTGGAGATCATCCTTTGGGCGTCTTGTGCAATAACGAAAAATTCTCCCAGATTTCTCTCCGGTTATTTTCGTTTTAGCGCCTGTGTACCAGAGCTTACTTCCAATCAAGTTGGTTCTCCATCTATTTAAATCTTATGAGAGCCGACCTGTGATTTTAACCATAACAAATTATTTATTGCCAAATCCTTATAACCCGTTGATCGTTTCAAAAAGAGGTGCGCGACATGGCCGGTACCGTGAGCAAAATAGTCCGCTTTGAGGACGAGGAGGCCTTCGTTAAAGAGCTCGACCTTGCGCTGGAGGCCTTTTCCTATCTTGCGAGCAAGTACGGCCACAACCCTGTAGAAGGGGTCGTTCTGTGGGATCAGATTGGGATACGGGACGAGGAGAGCGTGAAAGTCTTCCGCGTTGGAGAGTTCCCATTCGTTGAAGGCCTCCTAAACCTTGAGCTCGAAAAGATAAGAGTCCTTGAGAGTTACTTTGACGAAATGGAGTCCAAGTGGGACGAACTGAGCGTGGAGGACATAGCGAACTACGTTGACCTCATGAACGACACCCTTGGGGAAGAGCGCGTTTACTACGACGCTTACTCCCTCGGTCTGGACAGGAACACTGCCTACTTAATCCTCAACATAGTGGCCCTGACGTACTTGGAGGGCGTTCTTGATGGAGAAGACCGCGAGATCTTTGAGGGTGCCGTTGAGCTTCTGCTCAAGTACCTTTGATTACACATTAAATAATCACGTAACTCAATGATTATTTGATTGCATAGTACTGTGGGGGTGAGGGTGTTGCTGTTCAAGAAGAAGGGTGTCTTCACTGAGGAGGATGCGAGGAAAGTCATTGAGCTGGTTAGCGCCCACCCGGAGGAAAAGGAGCTCATAGTAATGGCCGAGAGCGTTACTGCAGAGGCAAAAAGGCGCCTCTGGGACTACGCTAGGGCAGTAAAGCTAATGGCCGACATGACCGGAGAGGATAGGGAAGTCAGGGTTGAAATCCTTGAGGGGTATGTAAGCGAAAAGGTCAAGGGGATTGATGTTGAGACCTTATGAGGTGCGGCTATGAGGCTCATAATGGCCGAGGTATTCAACAGCTGGCAGGGCGAAGGGGGGAGCGTCGAGGGTTCTGCCTTTGGGAGGAGGCAGATATTTGTCCGCTTCGCCGGCTGCGACCTTAACTGTGCATGGTGTGATTCTAGGGAGTACATTGATGCCTCCCGCGTTTCAAGGTGGCGCTACGAGGTAGAGCCGTTCACCGGAAAGTTTGAGTACAAACCGAACCCTGCGGAGCTTGATGAAGTAATTAACGCAATACTCCGCCTCGACACCGGTGATATTCACTCGATAAGCTACACCGGCGGTGAGCCGACTTTACAGGTGAAGCCCCTGAAAACGCTCATGGAAAAAATGAAGGAGCTCGGCTTCGACAACTTTCTTGAAACCCACGGAGGGCTTCCGGAACTCACAAAAGAGGTCGCTACGCTTGTGGATTATGCGAGCGTTGACATAAAAGACGAAACCGCAAGGGCCACCGAAGACTGGAAAGCCCTCGTTCTTCGCGAGGTTGAGAGCATACGGATCCTGAAAACGGCGGGTGCAAAAGTCTACGCCAAGCTCGTGGTGACAAAGGGTACAAAGCCTGAAAACGTCCGGTGGTATGCAGAATTGCTGAGGGGACTGGCACCACTTGTAATACAGCCAAAGGAGCCAATTGATATAAGCCAGAAAGAGCTTATGGAGTTCTACCGCGAGGCCGCTAAGGTTATGGGCAGAAAAAACGTTGGACTGAGCTTTCAGGTCCACAAGTACCTCAACGTTCTATGAAGTGCGGCACCCGGCCGTTAGCTAGGGGTGCATGGCTGACGAAGGCCGGGCACCGCACGAGAATAAACTACGCTCCGGAAACTTATAACGTTTTTCCGTCGAGGGAAGAAAAGGAGAAAGAGTCACTCCCTGAGCGGGAGGCCGTGGTCGAAGGAGTAGTAGACTTTCTGGAACTCGGCGCGGAATCCGTAGACGTCGCGCCTGACCTTCTTCGGGTCTTCCTTGTCAATGAGGACGCGCCTGATGAAGCGGGCTATCTCCTTCATTTCGTCCTCCATCATTCCAACGCGGGTCATCTCCTGAACACCTATGCGTAAACCACTTGGCTCGTTGACCTTCTCAAGCGGGTCCCACGGCAGGAGGTTCTTGTTGAGGATTATGCCTGCTTCTTCAAGGAGCGGTGCGGCCCATCCTCCAGCGGCCGGGTGGAGGTCTGAGACATCAACGATGACCTGGTGGCTCTCGGTGTAGCCCTTGTCCTCACCGATGACCTTGAAGCCCTCCTCGGCAAGGGCCTCGGCAAGGGCCTTGGCGTTCTTGACGATCTGGGCCGCGTACTTCTGGCCGTACTCAAGCATCTCGGCGGCGGTGATGACCTTTCCGGCCAT is a genomic window of Thermococcus guaymasensis DSM 11113 containing:
- a CDS encoding SDR family oxidoreductase, with the protein product MRNKLIVVTGGAGFIGSHIAWELVKDNEVIVIDNMYTGKEENVPPGAKLVKVDIRDYEAIAELISNADYVFHEAAQVSVVESIRDPVFTEEVNVIGTLNILRALMEGHGKLVFASSAAVYGDNPNLPLKETERPRPLSPYGVTKAAAEEYLRVFNELYGLPVVSLRYFNVFGPRQSANQYAGVISIFINRALTGEPLVIYGDGKQTRDFIYVKDIVRANLLVAESRRANGRVFNVATGKQTSILELAMKVIEITGTTSSIVFDKPRPGDIRHSQADITEIRKLGFEPEWSLEEGLKKTVEWYAAERQRRE
- a CDS encoding adenylosuccinate synthetase encodes the protein MPSYIVVGGQWGDEGKGSIIAYLALKDEPEIIARGGVGTNAGHSVFINGRKYAVRQLPTGFMQTKARLLVGAGVLVDPGVFFHELEHLKDFNVAERVGIDYRCAIIEEKHKQLDRSNSYLHEKIGTTGSGCGPANADRVMRKAKLAKDIPELEPYLTDVAQEINDALDEGKLVLIEGTQGFGLSLYYGTYPYVTSKDTTASAIASDVGIGPTRVDDVIVVFKSFPTRVGEGPFPTEMSHEDAERMGLVEYGTVTGRRRRVGWFDFEFARYSARINGATMLAVTMLDKYDKGAFGITDYDKLPKRAKEFIEEIEEMVGIPVGLIKTGPELEHIIDRRDVI
- a CDS encoding alpha/beta hydrolase, which produces MEVYKAKFGTPERGWVVLVHGLGEHSGRYERLIKELNDAGFAVYTFDWPGHGKSQGKRGHTSVEEAMEIIDSIIAELSEKPFLFGHSLGGLTVIRYAETRPDKIRGVVASSPALAKSPETPGFMVALAKFLGKIAPGIVFSNGINPKLLSRNPEAVKRYIEDPLVHDRISAKLGRSIFVNMELAHREADRIKVSVLLLVGTGDVITPPEGARKLFKRLKVEDKMLREFEGAYHEIFEDPEWAEEFHRAIVEWLVEHSKQQRNSSG
- a CDS encoding 7-carboxy-7-deazaguanine synthase QueE, with amino-acid sequence MRLIMAEVFNSWQGEGGSVEGSAFGRRQIFVRFAGCDLNCAWCDSREYIDASRVSRWRYEVEPFTGKFEYKPNPAELDEVINAILRLDTGDIHSISYTGGEPTLQVKPLKTLMEKMKELGFDNFLETHGGLPELTKEVATLVDYASVDIKDETARATEDWKALVLREVESIRILKTAGAKVYAKLVVTKGTKPENVRWYAELLRGLAPLVIQPKEPIDISQKELMEFYREAAKVMGRKNVGLSFQVHKYLNVL